Proteins co-encoded in one Pseudomonas beijingensis genomic window:
- the catA gene encoding catechol 1,2-dioxygenase, whose product MPVRISQTAHAQHFLEEVSGNLNDGGNPRTKALIYRILRDTVNIIEDLDVTPVEFWKAVNYLNELGKNQEAGLLVAGLGLEHYLDMLMDAADEEAGKTGGTPRTIEGPLYVAGAPLSKHEARLDDGLDPAVPLFMRGQVRDTDGKPVAGAIVDVWQANTAGTYSWFDTTQSEFNLRRRIETDAQGNYRFRSIVPSGYGCPPTGPTQQLLDQLGRHGQRPAHIHFFISAPGYRHLTTQINLSDDPYLHDDFAYATRDELIAEIRFSDDQQLAREFGVEGRFAQIDFDFELQVAAAPAEQQRMQRVRALQD is encoded by the coding sequence ATGCCCGTTCGAATTTCCCAGACTGCCCACGCCCAGCATTTTCTCGAAGAAGTCAGCGGCAATCTCAACGACGGCGGTAACCCGCGCACCAAGGCCTTGATCTACCGGATCCTGCGCGACACCGTGAACATTATCGAAGACCTGGACGTAACCCCGGTGGAGTTCTGGAAGGCAGTCAACTACCTGAACGAGCTGGGCAAGAACCAGGAGGCTGGCTTGCTCGTCGCCGGCCTGGGCCTTGAGCATTACCTGGATATGCTGATGGACGCCGCCGACGAAGAAGCGGGCAAGACCGGCGGCACGCCGCGCACCATCGAAGGTCCGTTGTACGTGGCCGGTGCGCCGTTGTCCAAGCACGAAGCACGCCTGGATGATGGCTTGGATCCTGCGGTACCGCTGTTCATGCGCGGCCAGGTACGCGACACCGATGGTAAACCCGTGGCGGGGGCGATCGTCGATGTGTGGCAGGCCAATACCGCCGGTACCTATTCCTGGTTCGATACAACGCAATCGGAGTTCAACCTGCGTCGGCGCATCGAGACCGATGCCCAGGGCAACTACCGCTTTCGCAGCATTGTACCGTCGGGATATGGCTGCCCACCGACCGGGCCGACCCAGCAGTTGCTCGACCAATTGGGGCGCCATGGGCAACGGCCGGCGCATATTCACTTCTTCATTTCGGCACCGGGTTATCGGCACCTGACCACGCAAATCAATCTATCGGACGACCCGTATCTGCACGATGACTTTGCCTATGCGACGCGCGATGAGTTGATTGCAGAGATCCGCTTCAGTGACGATCAGCAACTGGCGCGGGAGTTTGGCGTGGAGGGGCGGTTTGCGCAGATTGATTTTGACTTTGAACTGCAGGTGGCCGCTGCGCCGGCAGAGCAGCAACGCATGCAGCGCGTTCGCGCACTCCAGGATTGA
- the catC gene encoding muconolactone Delta-isomerase: MLFHVKMTVNLPVDMNPERAASLKAEEKALAQRLQQEGKWRHLWRIAGHYANYSVFDVDSVQDLHDLLMQLPLFPYMAIEVNALCRHPSSIHEDDS; the protein is encoded by the coding sequence ATGTTGTTTCACGTAAAAATGACCGTGAACCTGCCCGTCGACATGAACCCCGAACGTGCCGCCAGCCTCAAGGCCGAAGAAAAAGCCTTGGCGCAACGGCTGCAGCAAGAGGGCAAATGGCGTCACCTGTGGCGCATTGCCGGGCACTATGCCAACTACAGCGTGTTCGATGTCGATAGCGTTCAGGATCTGCATGACTTGCTAATGCAGCTGCCGCTTTTTCCCTACATGGCCATCGAAGTGAACGCCCTGTGTCGGCATCCGTCGTCGATCCATGAAGACGACAGCTAA
- a CDS encoding ArsR/SmtB family transcription factor — MTNPTSARTRAIDAAIDSLDGSFFKALCEPSRVAVLKRVMQLGRADIAEIAEGLPQERSVVSRHLQVLLEAGIVRATKVSRQMFYEVDGPAVVTRLEAILQHMKSLTPFCCPGAPK; from the coding sequence ATGACAAACCCAACCTCCGCACGTACCCGTGCAATTGATGCTGCTATCGACTCGCTCGATGGATCCTTTTTCAAAGCTCTGTGCGAGCCGTCGCGGGTAGCTGTGCTCAAGCGAGTCATGCAACTGGGGCGAGCGGATATCGCCGAGATTGCAGAAGGGCTGCCTCAAGAACGTTCAGTGGTGTCCCGACATCTACAAGTGCTATTAGAGGCGGGCATCGTCCGTGCCACCAAGGTCAGTCGGCAAATGTTCTACGAGGTGGATGGACCGGCAGTGGTGACACGGCTCGAAGCCATTCTCCAGCACATGAAAAGTCTGACTCCATTTTGCTGCCCTGGTGCACCAAAGTAG
- a CDS encoding ArsJ-associated glyceraldehyde-3-phosphate dehydrogenase: MTIKIGINGFGRIGRLALRAAWNWPEFEFVQINDPAGDALTHAHLINFDSVHGRWNNEASADGDNVVIDGKRIKVTANKAIAETDWSGCDLVIEASGKMKTVAVLQAYLDQGVRRVVVCAPVKEPGALNVVMGVNQHLFDPAQHRIVTAASCTTNCLAPVVKVIHEKLGIRHGSITTIHDLTNTQSILDQPHKDLRRARASGMSLIPTSTGSATAIAEIFPELRGRLNGHAVRVPLANASLTDCVFEVERATTVEEVNQFLKDASENELKDILGFEERPLVSIDYRTDPRSSIIDALSTMVINGTQVKLYAWYDNEWGYANRAVELARLVGLAV, encoded by the coding sequence ATGACTATTAAAATTGGCATCAATGGTTTTGGTCGGATCGGTCGCCTTGCTCTGCGGGCAGCCTGGAATTGGCCTGAGTTCGAATTCGTGCAGATCAACGACCCGGCGGGCGACGCGTTGACCCATGCGCACTTGATCAACTTCGACTCGGTGCATGGCCGTTGGAACAACGAAGCCAGCGCTGACGGCGACAACGTCGTCATCGACGGTAAACGGATCAAAGTAACGGCCAACAAGGCGATTGCCGAGACAGATTGGTCGGGCTGCGATCTGGTGATCGAGGCCAGCGGCAAGATGAAAACCGTGGCGGTGTTGCAGGCCTACCTGGATCAGGGCGTCAGGCGTGTAGTGGTCTGCGCTCCGGTGAAAGAGCCGGGCGCGTTGAACGTTGTCATGGGCGTCAACCAGCACCTGTTCGATCCTGCGCAGCACCGTATCGTTACCGCGGCTTCGTGCACCACCAACTGTTTGGCCCCCGTTGTGAAAGTCATCCACGAAAAGCTGGGCATTCGTCACGGCTCGATCACCACCATCCATGACCTGACCAACACCCAGAGCATCCTCGATCAGCCGCACAAGGATCTACGTCGTGCACGTGCTTCGGGTATGAGCCTGATTCCGACCAGCACGGGCTCGGCCACTGCCATCGCCGAAATCTTCCCGGAGCTGCGTGGACGCCTGAATGGTCACGCCGTGCGCGTGCCGCTGGCCAACGCTTCGCTGACCGACTGTGTCTTCGAAGTCGAGCGGGCCACCACTGTCGAAGAAGTGAATCAGTTCCTCAAGGACGCTTCCGAGAACGAGCTGAAAGATATCCTCGGTTTTGAGGAGCGTCCGTTGGTGTCCATCGATTACCGTACCGACCCGCGCTCATCGATCATCGATGCGCTGTCGACCATGGTCATCAATGGCACCCAGGTCAAACTCTATGCCTGGTACGACAACGAATGGGGTTATGCCAACCGCGCCGTCGAATTGGCCAGGCTGGTCGGTCTGGCAGTCTGA
- a CDS encoding LysR family transcriptional regulator, whose amino-acid sequence MELRHLRYFQVLGETLNFTRAAERLHIAQPPLSRQIQQLEEELGVILLERGRPLRLTEAGRYFYEHANVLLEQLNKVCDSTRRIGQGEKTWLGIGFAPSTLYGVLPELIRRLRTHEALELELGLSEMTTLQQVQALKAGRIDVGFGRIRIDDPAIVQRVLVEDRLVAVLPAGHPLLAAPATLAQLAAEPFVLYPGNPRPSYADHVIALFDAHGLSLKVAQWTNELQTAIGLVGAGMGVTLVPASVQLLHRADIGYTPVVEATATSPIILSRRVNDKSPGLSHCLQLVEELI is encoded by the coding sequence ATGGAACTGCGTCATCTGCGTTATTTCCAGGTGCTGGGCGAAACCCTCAACTTCACCCGCGCCGCCGAACGCCTGCACATCGCCCAGCCCCCGTTGAGCCGGCAGATCCAGCAATTGGAAGAGGAACTGGGGGTGATCCTGCTGGAACGTGGCCGGCCGCTGCGCCTGACCGAAGCCGGGCGGTACTTCTATGAACACGCCAATGTGTTGCTCGAACAGTTGAACAAGGTCTGTGACAGCACGCGGCGCATCGGCCAGGGCGAAAAAACCTGGCTGGGCATCGGCTTCGCCCCATCGACCTTGTATGGCGTGCTGCCGGAACTGATCCGACGGCTGCGCACCCATGAGGCGCTCGAACTGGAATTGGGCCTGTCGGAGATGACCACCTTGCAGCAGGTCCAAGCGTTGAAGGCCGGGCGCATCGATGTGGGCTTCGGGCGCATTCGCATCGACGACCCGGCGATCGTCCAGCGCGTACTGGTGGAGGATCGGCTGGTGGCGGTATTGCCCGCCGGTCACCCGTTGCTCGCTGCGCCCGCCACCCTCGCCCAACTCGCCGCCGAGCCGTTTGTGCTGTACCCCGGCAACCCACGCCCCAGTTATGCCGACCATGTGATCGCGTTGTTCGACGCTCACGGTTTGAGCCTCAAGGTGGCGCAGTGGACCAACGAGTTGCAGACCGCTATCGGCCTGGTCGGCGCTGGAATGGGCGTGACGCTGGTGCCGGCCTCCGTGCAACTGCTGCATCGCGCGGACATCGGCTATACGCCAGTTGTGGAAGCCACTGCGACCTCGCCGATTATTCTCAGCCGAAGGGTAAATGATAAGTCGCCGGGGCTCAGTCATTGTTTGCAGTTGGTGGAGGAATTGATCTGA
- a CDS encoding muconate cycloisomerase family protein: MPICAIESIETIIVDLPTIRPHKLAMHTMQNQTLVIIRVRCADGIEGIGESTTIGGLSYGNESPDSIKINIDRHFAPLLIGQDASNINAAMLRLERSVRGNTFAKSGIESALLDAQGKRLGLPVSELLGGRVRDALPVAWTLASGNTEQDIAEAEKMLDLRRHRIFKLKIGAGDVGRDLAHVIAIKKALGERASVRVDVNQAWDEAVALRACKVLGDNGIDLIEQPISRNNRGGMARLNLSSPAPIMADESIECVEDAFNLAREGAASVFALKIAKNGGPRAVLRTAAIAEAAGIALYGGTMLEGGIGTLASAHAFLTLNKLAWDTELFGPLLLTEDILSEPLVYRDFQLHVSTAPGLGLAIDEERLAFFRRDKH; the protein is encoded by the coding sequence ATGCCGATTTGCGCCATCGAGTCGATCGAGACGATTATCGTCGACCTTCCCACCATTCGCCCGCACAAGCTGGCGATGCACACGATGCAAAACCAGACCCTGGTGATCATCCGCGTGCGTTGCGCCGACGGCATCGAGGGCATCGGTGAGTCCACCACCATCGGCGGCCTGAGCTACGGCAACGAGAGCCCCGACAGTATCAAGATCAACATCGACCGCCACTTCGCGCCGCTGTTGATCGGCCAGGACGCCAGCAATATCAACGCGGCCATGTTGCGCTTGGAGCGCAGCGTTCGCGGCAATACCTTTGCCAAGTCCGGTATCGAAAGCGCCTTGCTCGATGCGCAGGGCAAGCGCCTGGGCCTGCCGGTCAGCGAACTGCTCGGCGGCCGTGTGCGTGACGCCTTGCCGGTGGCCTGGACCTTGGCCAGCGGCAACACAGAGCAAGATATCGCCGAGGCCGAGAAGATGCTCGACCTGCGCCGGCACCGAATTTTCAAATTGAAGATCGGTGCCGGTGATGTTGGGCGCGACCTGGCCCATGTGATCGCGATCAAAAAGGCGTTGGGTGAGCGCGCCAGTGTGCGCGTTGACGTCAATCAGGCCTGGGATGAGGCCGTGGCGCTGCGAGCGTGCAAGGTGCTGGGCGACAACGGTATCGACCTGATCGAGCAACCGATCTCGCGCAACAACCGTGGCGGTATGGCGCGGCTGAACCTGTCGAGTCCGGCGCCGATCATGGCGGATGAATCCATCGAATGTGTCGAGGACGCTTTCAACCTGGCGCGCGAAGGTGCGGCTTCGGTGTTTGCCCTCAAGATTGCCAAGAACGGCGGCCCGCGAGCGGTATTGCGCACGGCGGCGATCGCCGAAGCAGCCGGCATCGCTTTGTACGGCGGCACCATGCTTGAAGGTGGTATCGGCACCCTGGCCTCCGCCCATGCGTTCCTCACCCTGAACAAGCTGGCCTGGGACACCGAACTGTTCGGCCCGCTGTTGCTCACCGAAGACATTCTCAGCGAGCCGTTGGTGTATCGCGATTTTCAGCTGCATGTCTCCACCGCTCCGGGCCTGGGCCTGGCCATCGATGAAGAGCGCCTGGCGTTCTTTCGTCGTGACAAACACTAA
- a CDS encoding metalloregulator ArsR/SmtB family transcription factor, giving the protein MADHLTPTTVFKCLADETRVRTMLLITREGELCVCELTCALNESQPKISRHLAQLRTCGLLSDRRQGQWVYYRLHPNLPDWVHQVLTTTFESNKHWLSPDAKRLDAMGDRPERAAVCCENKVA; this is encoded by the coding sequence ATGGCTGACCATCTGACACCCACCACTGTTTTTAAATGCCTGGCTGATGAAACCCGTGTCCGCACCATGCTGCTCATCACTCGAGAAGGGGAGCTTTGTGTTTGCGAACTGACCTGCGCGTTGAACGAGAGTCAGCCAAAAATCTCCAGGCACCTGGCGCAGTTGCGCACATGCGGTCTGCTTTCGGATCGTCGGCAAGGCCAATGGGTTTATTACCGGCTGCACCCCAATCTCCCCGATTGGGTTCATCAAGTGCTGACCACTACGTTCGAAAGCAACAAGCATTGGTTAAGCCCTGATGCCAAACGCCTTGATGCAATGGGTGACCGTCCTGAACGTGCAGCCGTGTGCTGTGAAAACAAGGTCGCTTGA
- a CDS encoding NmrA family NAD(P)-binding protein — MYTVMGVTGQVGAEVARNLLAANKRVRVVVRDAEKGKAWAAKGCEVAVADANDVSPLAAAFSDSTGVFILLPPNFDPSEGFPEARYIIENLRAALETAKPEKVVCISTIGAQAHQPNLLNQLQILEQRFDTLDLPITFLRPAWFMENSLWDIEPAKSNGVIPSFLQPLDKPVPMIATADVGKVSAELLQESWHGKRIVELESEQQVTPNDIAATLSELLDKSVKMEAVPSDTWEALFRSQGMKNPHPRIQMLHGFNEGWIRFEGIPRKGRVELKEVLAALLSR; from the coding sequence ATGTATACGGTAATGGGTGTTACAGGTCAGGTAGGTGCAGAAGTGGCTCGCAATCTGCTGGCTGCCAATAAGCGCGTCAGAGTCGTGGTACGTGACGCTGAAAAAGGCAAAGCATGGGCTGCCAAAGGGTGCGAGGTTGCGGTTGCAGACGCTAATGATGTGAGTCCGCTGGCTGCCGCGTTCAGTGACAGCACCGGCGTATTCATTCTGCTGCCTCCCAACTTCGATCCTTCCGAAGGTTTTCCAGAAGCACGCTACATCATCGAGAACCTGCGCGCCGCGCTGGAAACAGCGAAACCTGAGAAAGTGGTGTGCATCTCCACGATTGGCGCTCAAGCACATCAGCCTAACTTGCTGAACCAGCTTCAAATCCTAGAACAGCGTTTTGACACGCTGGACCTGCCGATCACGTTTTTGCGTCCAGCCTGGTTCATGGAAAACAGTCTTTGGGACATTGAGCCCGCCAAGAGCAATGGCGTGATCCCAAGCTTCCTTCAGCCATTGGACAAGCCAGTTCCTATGATCGCGACGGCTGACGTCGGCAAAGTAAGCGCTGAATTGCTGCAGGAAAGCTGGCACGGCAAGCGAATCGTGGAGCTGGAATCCGAGCAACAGGTTACGCCCAATGACATCGCGGCGACGTTGTCAGAGCTGCTGGACAAGTCGGTGAAAATGGAAGCGGTACCCAGCGATACCTGGGAAGCGCTGTTCCGCTCTCAAGGCATGAAAAACCCTCATCCGCGCATTCAGATGCTCCATGGTTTCAATGAAGGCTGGATTCGCTTTGAAGGCATCCCACGCAAGGGACGTGTTGAATTGAAAGAGGTTCTGGCGGCGCTTCTGTCCCGCTGA
- a CDS encoding PDR/VanB family oxidoreductase has protein sequence MIEELLDVVVRKRELQGDGVVVLDLIRRDGAPLPVFDAGAHVDLHIGPGLVRQYSLCGNPADPRMYRLGVLKDPASRGGSVGVHEYLLEGRQLQISAPRNLFPLAADAYRSLLLGGGIGITPMIAMAYSLHAAGKAFELHYCGRERGRSAFLAELAGAPFAANVFTHFDNEGAEQRLDLDKVLGQGEAGVHLYTCGPAGFMDWVIQGARDRGYTEAHIHKEYFQVEVDSSGGSFEVVAARSGKTVQVAEGQSILAALAQVGIKIEISCEQGVCGTCLCDVLEGEPDHRDVYLTDDEKAGNDQILVCCSRAKSKKLVLDI, from the coding sequence ATGATTGAAGAACTGTTGGACGTAGTCGTGCGCAAGCGCGAGCTGCAAGGGGACGGCGTGGTCGTCCTCGACCTGATCCGTCGTGACGGTGCGCCGCTGCCGGTATTCGATGCCGGCGCGCACGTCGATCTCCACATCGGCCCGGGGCTGGTGCGACAGTACTCGCTGTGCGGCAACCCGGCCGACCCGCGTATGTACCGCCTCGGCGTACTCAAGGACCCGGCCTCGCGCGGCGGTTCGGTGGGTGTGCATGAGTACCTGCTCGAAGGTCGCCAGTTGCAGATCAGTGCACCGCGAAATCTGTTCCCACTGGCCGCCGATGCGTACCGTTCGCTGCTGCTGGGCGGCGGCATCGGCATCACGCCGATGATCGCCATGGCCTACAGCCTGCACGCGGCAGGCAAGGCCTTCGAACTGCATTACTGCGGGCGTGAACGAGGTCGAAGTGCGTTTCTCGCTGAGCTGGCCGGCGCGCCGTTTGCGGCGAATGTGTTCACCCATTTCGACAACGAAGGTGCCGAACAGCGGCTTGATCTGGACAAGGTGCTGGGCCAGGGCGAGGCGGGCGTGCATCTGTATACCTGCGGTCCCGCCGGTTTCATGGACTGGGTGATCCAGGGGGCACGTGATCGCGGCTACACCGAGGCGCATATCCACAAGGAGTATTTCCAGGTGGAGGTGGACAGCTCAGGCGGCAGCTTTGAAGTGGTCGCCGCGCGCAGTGGCAAGACCGTGCAGGTGGCCGAAGGGCAGAGCATTCTCGCCGCGCTGGCACAGGTGGGGATCAAGATCGAGATTTCCTGCGAGCAGGGTGTGTGCGGGACCTGCCTGTGCGATGTGCTCGAAGGCGAACCGGACCATCGCGATGTGTACCTCACTGACGATGAGAAGGCCGGCAACGACCAGATCCTGGTGTGTTGCTCGCGCGCAAAATCCAAAAAACTCGTGTTGGATATCTGA
- the arsH gene encoding arsenical resistance protein ArsH, producing MYDNHIPQLNTELIDLPSTDKLGIEKISIHKPRILLLYGSTRERSFSRLLVEEAARLLEHFGAETRIFNPSGLPLPDDAPDDHPRVKELRDWVLWSEGQVWCSPERHGNISAVFKAQIDWVPLAMGAVRPTQGKTLAVMQVCGGSQSFNVVNQLRVLGRWMRMFTIPNQSSVPKAYMEFDDNGRMKPSAFYDRVVDVMEELVKFTLLLRDRQDYLVDRYSERKESAEELMKRVNQRSI from the coding sequence ATGTACGATAACCACATCCCCCAACTCAATACTGAGCTGATCGATCTACCGTCGACAGACAAGCTCGGCATCGAAAAAATCTCCATCCACAAGCCACGCATTTTGCTGCTGTACGGGTCCACTCGTGAGCGCTCCTTCAGTCGTCTGTTGGTGGAGGAGGCCGCTCGACTGCTGGAGCACTTCGGCGCCGAGACGCGGATTTTCAATCCGTCAGGTTTGCCACTGCCAGATGACGCACCCGACGACCATCCTCGCGTGAAGGAGCTGCGTGACTGGGTGCTGTGGTCCGAGGGACAGGTCTGGTGCTCTCCAGAGCGTCACGGAAACATCAGCGCTGTGTTCAAGGCGCAGATCGACTGGGTGCCACTGGCCATGGGCGCGGTTCGACCCACTCAGGGCAAGACCCTTGCGGTGATGCAAGTGTGCGGCGGCTCGCAGTCGTTCAACGTGGTCAATCAGTTGCGAGTGCTGGGACGTTGGATGCGTATGTTCACCATCCCCAACCAATCGTCCGTGCCGAAGGCCTATATGGAATTCGACGATAACGGGCGGATGAAACCTTCGGCGTTCTACGACCGTGTCGTGGATGTGATGGAAGAGTTGGTGAAATTCACGCTATTGCTTCGCGACCGTCAGGACTATCTGGTGGATCGTTATTCCGAGCGCAAGGAGTCGGCAGAAGAACTGATGAAGCGTGTTAACCAGCGGTCGATTTGA
- a CDS encoding arsenate reductase ArsC, which yields MKILFLCTANSCRSILCEAVFNHLAADGMKAYSAGSQPKGEVHPLSLKTLEKAGISTLGLFSKPSDAHMSLAPDFVITVCDKAAGEACPVFFGPATKAHWGLADPSQYHGTQEEIEAAFEVTLEQIRTRIQAFLALPLSQLSSEQLKAELALIGTL from the coding sequence ATGAAAATCCTTTTTCTCTGCACTGCCAACAGCTGCCGCAGCATCCTTTGTGAAGCGGTCTTCAATCACTTGGCAGCTGACGGCATGAAAGCCTACAGCGCAGGCAGTCAACCCAAAGGCGAAGTGCATCCGCTGAGTCTCAAAACCTTGGAAAAGGCCGGTATCTCGACGCTCGGGCTGTTCAGCAAGCCCAGTGATGCCCATATGAGCTTGGCACCTGATTTCGTCATCACGGTGTGCGACAAGGCCGCCGGGGAGGCATGTCCTGTATTTTTCGGGCCAGCCACCAAGGCCCATTGGGGGTTGGCTGATCCTTCGCAATACCACGGAACTCAAGAAGAGATAGAGGCGGCGTTTGAAGTCACCCTGGAACAAATCAGAACCCGCATCCAAGCCTTCCTGGCTCTACCGCTTTCTCAACTGAGTTCCGAGCAGCTCAAGGCAGAGCTGGCTCTCATTGGCACGCTGTAA
- the arsJ gene encoding organoarsenical effux MFS transporter ArsJ, which translates to MKALSALAPEVRQYLLVTGNYWAFTLTDGALRMLVVLHFHALGYSPLQIAALFLFYEIFGVITNLVGGYLGARLGLNRTMNIGLGIQVAALLMLTVPVAWLTIPWVMGAQALSGIAKDLNKMSAKSSIKLLVPNGQQGTLYQWVAVLTGSKNALKGVGFFLGGALLALIGFKGALLAMAGVLALIWISSVILLKKDLGKAKAKPKFRDILSKSRAVNILSAARMFLFGARDVWFVVALPVYLSSVFGWDFWKVGGFLAAWVIGYGIVQSFAPNITGKKRGPVPDGRAAFVWALALAGLPALIALGLDSGWSPQTVLLGGLMVFGALFAVNSSLHSYLIVSYANEDGVSLDVGFYYMSNAMGRLIGTVLSGWVYQLYGLEACLWISSVFVLLAALISIALPRHAQAI; encoded by the coding sequence ATGAAAGCCTTGTCAGCCCTCGCACCGGAAGTTCGGCAGTACCTGCTCGTGACGGGCAACTACTGGGCCTTCACCCTCACCGACGGCGCCCTGCGCATGTTGGTGGTGCTGCACTTTCACGCCTTGGGCTACAGCCCACTGCAAATCGCCGCGTTGTTTCTGTTCTACGAAATCTTTGGGGTGATCACCAACCTGGTGGGTGGTTATCTCGGCGCTCGACTGGGTCTTAACCGGACCATGAACATCGGGCTGGGCATCCAGGTCGCAGCGCTGCTGATGCTCACGGTTCCGGTTGCCTGGCTGACCATCCCCTGGGTAATGGGCGCCCAGGCGCTCTCTGGGATTGCCAAAGACCTGAACAAAATGAGCGCCAAAAGCTCGATCAAGCTGCTGGTGCCCAATGGGCAGCAAGGCACGCTCTATCAGTGGGTGGCTGTCCTCACCGGCTCGAAGAACGCACTCAAGGGCGTCGGCTTCTTTCTGGGTGGAGCCTTGCTGGCCCTGATCGGCTTCAAAGGCGCCTTGCTGGCCATGGCGGGCGTCCTGGCGCTGATCTGGATCAGCAGCGTGATTTTGTTGAAGAAGGACCTGGGCAAGGCAAAAGCCAAACCCAAGTTTCGCGATATCTTGTCCAAAAGCCGGGCAGTCAACATCCTTTCGGCGGCGCGAATGTTCCTGTTCGGCGCCCGGGATGTCTGGTTCGTGGTGGCCTTGCCGGTGTACCTGAGCAGCGTGTTCGGCTGGGATTTCTGGAAGGTGGGCGGCTTCCTGGCGGCCTGGGTGATTGGCTACGGTATTGTGCAGTCCTTCGCACCCAATATCACCGGCAAGAAAAGGGGGCCTGTACCGGATGGTCGTGCAGCTTTTGTGTGGGCACTTGCCCTGGCGGGCCTACCAGCCTTGATTGCGCTTGGGCTCGACAGCGGGTGGTCACCACAGACGGTACTGCTAGGCGGCCTCATGGTCTTTGGCGCGTTGTTCGCAGTGAATTCGTCCCTGCACAGCTACCTGATCGTGTCCTATGCCAACGAAGACGGCGTATCCCTGGACGTGGGTTTCTACTACATGTCCAACGCCATGGGACGACTGATCGGCACCGTGCTCTCCGGCTGGGTTTATCAGCTGTACGGTCTGGAGGCATGCTTGTGGATCTCGAGCGTGTTCGTATTGCTGGCCGCCCTGATTTCCATCGCATTACCAAGGCATGCCCAGGCGATTTGA
- a CDS encoding flavin-containing monooxygenase: MNIINESMDVIVIGAGQAGLACGWHLRQQNLRFLILDAESQPGGNWRNYYDSLRLFSPAAYSSLPGMPFPAQAKHYPLRDEVVRYLEQYANAFQLPIRQNTRVQNVRRDDGLFLLQASDGQCLRSKALIVCTGGFNQPFTPDIPGLESFRGQRLHSADYRNAEGFSDQRVVVIGAANSAVQIAHELAQVSRVVLATRESIRFFPQKVLGMDFHAWLKWTGLEKTRWLNDQSTPVLDDGTYRRAMKHGLFERKPMFTEVTSTGVIWADGQHTEVDSLVFATGFRPTLGFLAGLHVAGNERLRQRNGQAEHVPGLYFVGLPKQRNFASATLRGVGPDASHIIPGLMRFIDNASAPVFA, from the coding sequence ATGAACATAATTAACGAGTCCATGGATGTCATCGTTATTGGTGCGGGCCAGGCTGGGCTCGCGTGCGGTTGGCATCTGCGGCAGCAGAATCTCAGGTTTCTTATTCTGGATGCCGAGAGCCAGCCAGGTGGAAACTGGCGCAATTATTACGACAGCTTGAGACTTTTTTCCCCTGCTGCTTACTCATCGTTACCTGGAATGCCTTTTCCGGCGCAAGCCAAGCATTACCCGTTACGCGATGAAGTCGTACGTTATCTGGAGCAGTACGCGAACGCTTTCCAGCTACCCATTCGCCAGAACACGCGCGTCCAGAACGTGCGTAGAGACGATGGGCTGTTTTTGCTTCAGGCATCTGATGGCCAGTGTTTGCGCTCAAAAGCATTGATCGTTTGCACGGGCGGATTCAATCAGCCGTTCACCCCTGACATTCCAGGGCTGGAGAGTTTTCGCGGGCAACGTTTACACAGTGCGGATTACCGAAATGCCGAGGGCTTCAGTGATCAACGCGTCGTGGTCATCGGTGCGGCCAACTCTGCCGTACAAATTGCCCATGAGTTGGCTCAAGTCAGTCGCGTTGTATTGGCGACACGGGAATCGATTCGGTTTTTTCCGCAAAAGGTCCTCGGTATGGATTTTCATGCTTGGCTCAAGTGGACAGGACTTGAGAAGACTCGTTGGCTGAATGATCAAAGTACCCCTGTGCTGGATGACGGCACCTATCGTCGAGCCATGAAGCATGGGCTTTTTGAGCGTAAACCGATGTTCACGGAGGTAACGTCAACGGGGGTGATCTGGGCTGATGGGCAGCACACCGAAGTGGACAGTCTGGTTTTCGCGACCGGATTTCGTCCGACCCTTGGTTTTTTGGCGGGTCTGCACGTGGCGGGCAATGAACGCTTGAGACAACGTAACGGGCAGGCGGAGCACGTGCCGGGTTTGTATTTTGTGGGATTACCGAAGCAGCGTAACTTCGCCTCGGCCACCCTTAGAGGTGTCGGACCCGATGCTTCTCACATCATTCCTGGCTTGATGCGCTTTATCGACAATGCATCGGCCCCGGTGTTCGCTTGA